Proteins encoded within one genomic window of Buteo buteo chromosome 30, bButBut1.hap1.1, whole genome shotgun sequence:
- the CFP gene encoding properdin produces the protein MAPIGLLLSLLCAALLVVVPAAATPVWCFAQLEEEGGGGACANPLGDEPVPLADCCLNPAYGYKHRPHGHCHTCRQGAWGPWGPWSGCSVTCGEGTQRRGRSRDAPGDDRRAWQLRACHLPCCPEAGGWSPWSPWGKCSATCGAGTQGRSRACADPAPRCGGGCSPGGAQETRVCQGGPPTCPVGGGWGAWGPWGSCGGTCEGAGPKPRRSRSRRCDSPPPSTDPPGPACPGNAVDAQPCPALPPCPVDGAWGAWSATAPCPVTCGLGAVTWRRACNAPPPQHGGRGCHGNSVKQGVCGPHGPCPAVPHWGPWGEWTPCERPLWGAQSCEPAVGQQRRTRECVGRKPGGPPCRAEGGVATIQIRACYNVHHCLLPGNWSDWSPWGLCTPPCGPSPTRSRARECQPIYPAYPLTVTPVGSAAPVNVTFWGSARPRCPRLEGQLLRLEERRPCLHALPCPAPEED, from the exons CCGCCACGCCCGTGTGGTGCTTCGCCCAgttggaggaggaagggggaggcgGGGCCTGTGCCAACCCACTGGGCGACGAACCCGTCCCATTGGCCGACTGCTGCCTCAACCCCGCCTACGGCTACAAGCACCGCCCCCATGGCCACTGCCACACCTGCCG ACAGGGCGCGTGGGGTCCCTGGGGCCCCTGGAGCGGGTGCTCGGTGACCTGCGGGGAGGGGACCCAGCGCCGGGGGCGGAGCCGCGACGCCCCGGGGGACGACAGGAGGGCGTGGCAGCTGCGGGCGTGTCACCTCCCCTGCTGTCCTG AGGCGGGGGGCTGGAGCCCGTGGTCGCCGTGGGGCAAGTGTTCGGCGACGTGCGGGGCGGGGACGCAAGGGCGGAGCCGGGCGTGCGCTGACCCCGCCCCTCGCtgcggggggggctgcagcccaggcGGGGCCCAGGAGACGCGGGTGTGTCAGGGCGGGCCCCCCACGTGTCCTg tggggggtgggtggggcgCGTGGGGCCcgtggggcagctgtggggggACCTGCGAGGGGGCGGGGCCCAAGCCGAGGCGGAGCCGAAGCCGTCGCTGTGATTCGCCACCCCCTTCGACGgacccgcccggccccgcctgCCCCGGCAACGCCGTCGACGCCCAACCCTGCCCCGCCCTGCCGCCCTGCCCCG TGGACGGTGCCTGGGGGGCGTGGTCAGCCACCGCCCCCTGCCCCGTGACGTGCGGGCTGGGCGCGGTCACGTGGCGTCGGGCTTGCAATGCTCCGCCCCCCCAGCACGGGGGGCGGGGTTGTCATGGCAACAGCGTGAAGCAGGGGGTCTGCGGCCCCCACGGGCCCTGCCCAG CTGTGCCCCACTGGGGCCCGTGGGGCGAGTGGACCCCCTGCGAGCGGCCGCTGTGGGGCGCGCAGAGCTGCGAGCCCGCCGTGGGGCAGCAGCGGCGGACGCGGGAATGTGTGGGGCGCAAGCCGGGGGGCCCCCCCTGCCGCGCGGAGGGGGGGGTCGCCACCATCCAGATTCGCGCCTGCTACAACGTCCACCACTGCCTCC tgccAGGGAACTGGTCAGACTGGAGCCCCTGGGGACTCTGCACCCCCCCGTGTGGGCCCAGCCCCACCCGTAGCCGCGCCCGGGAGTGCCAGCCCATCTACCCCGCCTACCC gcTGACGGTGACCCCGGTGGGCTCGGCCGCCCCCGTCAACGTCACCTTTTGGGGGtcggcccggccccgctgcccccgccTGGAGGGGCAGCTCCTGCGCCTGGAGGAGAGGCGGCCATGTCTGCacgccctgccctgccccgccccggAGG